The window AGGAAGCGGCGGGTGTAGACGAAGCCGACCCCGTAGCACGCGGCGGCGCCGAGGCAGGCAAGCTCGCCCCCGAGAGTGCCGATCGTCGCCCCCGGTCGCCATGGAGCAAGGATCACCACCGCCCCGAGGAAGCCGGTGACGAGGCCGACCATCCTCGCCCGGGTGGGCCGCTCGTCCGGTAGCGCGGCGATGGCCAGGGCGACGGTGAACAGCGGGGTCGTGGCGTTGGAGACGCCCGCCAGGCCGGACGAGACCCGCTGCTCGCCCCAGGCGAAGAGAAAGAAGGGGGCCACGTTCGAGACCACTCCGAGGACGGCGAGGTGGCCGAGATCGGCCGCCCCCAACTGCGGCGAGCGATGACGGAGCGTGAGCGCGACCACCAGGACCAGCGCGAGGGCGCCCGTCGTCAGCCGGGCCAGGACGATCTGGGCTGGTTGGAGTCCTTCGAGGCCGACCTTGATGAGCAGGAAGCTCGTGCCCCAGATGACAGCGAGGGCGGCGAGCCGGACGAGCGCAGCTCGGTTCAGGGGCCCACCTCTGACGAGCGCACGTGGTTGCGCGCCCGCAGGCGGATCAGCCGGTTGACGGCGTTCAGGTAGGCGCGGGCCGACGCCTCCACCACGTCGGTCGACACCCCGTGCCCGGACACCCGTACCCCGCCGGACTCGAGCTGGACGACCACGTCACCGAGGGCATCGATGCCTCCGGTCACCGACGAGACGTTGAAGCCGGTCATGCTGGCCTCGATGCCGGTGGCCACCCGGATCGCCTGGCAGGCG is drawn from Acidimicrobiales bacterium and contains these coding sequences:
- a CDS encoding DMT family transporter; translation: MNRAALVRLAALAVIWGTSFLLIKVGLEGLQPAQIVLARLTTGALALVLVVALTLRHRSPQLGAADLGHLAVLGVVSNVAPFFLFAWGEQRVSSGLAGVSNATTPLFTVALAIAALPDERPTRARMVGLVTGFLGAVVILAPWRPGATIGTLGGELACLGAAACYGVGFVYTRRFL